The Sphaeramia orbicularis chromosome 16, fSphaOr1.1, whole genome shotgun sequence genome window below encodes:
- the chd4b gene encoding chromodomain-helicase-DNA-binding protein 4 isoform X6, with protein MSASEDERGDFGVAEEHSLLHDEDEPEDAVSDVEEVPKSKKKKKAKKSSRESRSSKRQRPIREELPVSSPEHLIGVEAAERDADEAVVRSESEGSDYAPGRKKKKRSSSAKEKKKGAATEKGGSSSSKSKRKDPEPDDDDDDDDDCQPKSSTQLLEAWGMKDIDHVFTQEDYSSLTNYKAFSQFVRPLIAAKNPKIAVSKMMTLMMAKWREFSTNNPLKGCATANAALAAANVAAAVENMVAADGSAEAGAATSPASAPVAAAAPTPATPPAAPAPPLRKAKTKEGKGPNARKKSKSSAKPPPKPKPKKVAPLKIKLGGLNSKRKRSSSDEDEPDVDSDFDEGAFSVSDGSNRSSRPKKKTKSAKKKKKETEDGDGYETDHQDYCEVCQQGGEIILCDTCPRAYHMVCLDPDMEKAPEGKWSCPHCEKEGIQWEARDDLSEAEGEDEEDRRDEGVEEEDDHHIEFCRVCKDGGELLCCDTCPSSYHIHCLNPPLPEIPNGEWICPRCKCPPMKGKVQKVITWRWGEPPAPTPVPRPADLPADAPDPPPLAGRREREFFVKWCNMSYWHCSWVLELQLELNCQVMFRNYQRKTDMDEPPPVDFGGEGDDDKSTKRKNKDPLFVHMEEEFYRYGVKMEWLMIHRVLNHSVDKKNNVHYLIKWRDLPYDQSTWESEDMDIPEYDPYKQTYWNHRELMMGEEGRPGKKLKKQVKVKKAERPPANPVVDPTIKFDRQPEYLDSTGGTLHPYQLEGLNWLRFSWAQATDTILADEMGLGKTVQTAVFLYSLYKEGHSKGPFLVSAPLSTIINWEREFEMWAPDMYVVTYVGDKDSRAIIRENEFSFEGNAIRGGKKASKMKKDSPVKFHVLLTSYELITIDQAVLGSIEWACLVVDEAHRLKNNQSKFFRVLNNYPLQHKLLLTGTPLQNNLEELFHLLNFLTPERFNNLEGFLEEFADIAKEDQIKKLHDMLGPHMLRRLKADVFKHMPSKTELIVRVELSPMQKKYYKFILTRNFEALNTRGGGNQVSLLNVVMDLKKCCNHPYLFPAAATEAPKLPNGMYEGTSLTKASGKLMLLQKMMKKLKEGGHRVLVFSQMTKMLDLLEDFLENEGYKYERIDGGVTGNMRQEAIDRFNAPGAPQFAFLLSTRAGGLGINLASADTVIIYDSDWNPHNDIQAFSRAHRIGQNRKVMIYRFVTKASVEERITQVAKKKMMLTHLVVRPGLGSKTGSMSKQELDDILKFGTEELFKDEIGEGDNKEDDSSVIHYDDQAIERLLDRNQDATDDTELQSMNEYLSSFKVAQYVVKDEDDEKEEVEREVIKQEESVDPDYWEKLLRHHYEQQQEDLARNLGKGKRTRKPVNYNDGSQEDRDWQEDQSDNQSDYSVASEEGDEDFDERTEANARRPNRKGLRNDRDKPLPPLLARVGGNIEVLGFNARQRKAFLNAVMRYGMPPQDAFTNQWLVRDLRGKSEKEFKAYVSLFMRHLCEPGADGAETFADGVPREGLSRQHVLTRIGVMSLIRKKVQEFEHVNGQWSMPWMAELEENKRAAALAAGEDPKTPSSGTPADTQPNTPVPEDLSKSEDKEDMKKEGEDSKGPKKTDDPEIIEIPDESEKSPVSERKEGEADLAAGKEEKETGGADEAKEKEADDLSKDKDDKSAETAEKETLAEVKGEEGKADSEDLKADDGKEEKMDTSSSTEEKKEQKEEKDGVKTEESGKLQNGDNTKEGGTTIPVVNVSEEKKKATKQRFMFNIADGGFTELHSLWQNEERAATVTKKTFEIWHRRHDYWLLAGIIQHGYARWQDVQNDVRFAILNEPFKGEMSRGNFLEIKNKFLARRFKLLEQALVIEEQLRRAAYLNMTEDPAHPSMALNTRFSEVECLAESHQHLSKESMSGNKPANAVLHKVLKQLEELLSDMKADVTRLPATIARIPPVAVRLQMSERNILSRLASRGPDVTAQSQSQTSQQMQVPR; from the exons ATGTCGGCCAGCGAGGATGAGAGGGGAGACTTTGGAGTCGCGGAGGAGCACTCACTTCTGCACG ATGAGGACGAGCCGGAGGATGCTGTGTCTGACGTAGAGGAGGTACCCAAgtcgaagaagaaaaagaaagccaAGAAGAGCAGCCGCGAGAGCAGGAGCAGCAAGAGGCAGAGGCCCATCAGAGAG GAATTGCCAGTCAGCTCCCCAGAGCACCTGATTGGAGTCGAGGCAGCAGAGAGAGATGCAGATGAGGCCGTTGTGCGGTCAGAGAGTGAAGGAAGTGATTATGCTCCggggaggaaaaagaagaaacgaTCCAGCTCGgccaaagagaagaagaagggggCAGCGACAGAGAAAGGAGGGTCATCCAGTTCTAAGAGCAAACGCAAAGATCCAGaacctgatgatgatgatgacgacgatgatgattgTCAG CCTAAAAGCTCCACTCAGCTGCTGGAGGCATGGGGCATGAAAGACATCGACCACGTCTTTACTCAGGAAGACTACAGCTCCCTCACCAACTACAAGGCCTTCAGCCAGTTTGTTAG gCCACTAATTGCAGCTAAAAACCCTAAAATTGCTGTTTCGAAAATGATGACTCTGATGATGGCCAAGTGGAGAGAATTCAGCACAAATAACCCTCTTAAG GGCTGTGCCACTGCCAATGCAGCACTGGCAGCTGCCAACGTGGCTGCAGCTGTAGAAAACATGGTGGCAGCAGACGGCAGCGCTGAGGCTGGAGCTGCCACTTCACCTGCGTCTGCTCCGGTCGCTGCTGCTGCTCCAACACCTGCTACACCTCCCGCAGCTCCAGCACCTCCACTCCGCAAGGCCAAGACCAAAGAGGGCAAAG GTCCAAATGCACGAAAGAAGTCAAAGTCTTCTGCTAAACCTCCACCAAAGCCCAAGCCTAAAAAGGTGGCACCGCTCAAGATCAAACTAGGAGGCCTCAACAGCAAAAGGAAACGCTCCTCA AGTGATGAGGATGAGCCCGATGTGGACAGTGACTTTGACGAGGGAGCTTTCTCTGTATCTGATGGTTCCAACCGTAGCAGCCGACCCAAGAAGAAGACCAAGagtgcaaagaaaaagaagaaag AAACGGAAGATGGCGACGGTTATGAGACAGACCACCAGGATTACTGTGAAGTGTGCCAGCAGGGAGGAGAGATAATTTTGTGTGACACCTGTCCCAGAGCTTATCACATGGTCTGTCTGGACCCTGACATGGAAAAGGCACCTGAGGGCAAGTGGAGCTGCCCacactgt GAGAAGGAGGGGATCCAGTGGGAGGCCAGAGACGATCTGTCTGAGGCCGAAGGGGAAGATGAGGAAGACAGGAGGGATGAAGGTGTGGAGGAGGAAGATGACCACCACATTGAGTTCTGCCGTGTGTGTAAAGATGGAGGGGAGCTTCTCTGCTGTGACACCTGCCCCTCCTCCTACCACATCCACTGCCTCAACCCTCCCCTCCCTGAAATCCCCAATGGAGAGTGGATCTGCCCCCGCTGCAAG TGTCCACCGATGAAGGGCAAAGTCCAGAAAGTTATAACCTGGCGCTGGGGGGAGCCGCCTGCCCCCACGCCTGTTCCCAGGCCTGCTGACCTTCCTGCTGATGCTCCTGATCCCCCTCCTCTAGCGGGACGTAGGGAGAGGGAGTTTTTCGTCAAATGGTGCAATATGTCTTACTGGCACTGCTCCTGGGTGCTGGAGCTTCAG TTGGAGCTGAACTGCCAAGTGATGTTTCGTAACTACCAGAGGAAGACTGACATGGACGAACCGCCACCTGTTGATTTTGGAGGCGAAGGGGATGATGACAAGAGCACCAAGCGGAAGAACAAAGATCCTTTGTTTGTTCACATGGAAGAGGAGTTTTACCGCTATGGGGTGAAGATGGAGTGGCTGATGATCCATCGTGTCCTCAACCATAG TGTTGATAAGAAGAACAACGTCCATTACCTAATCAAATGGAGGGATCTGCCTTATGACCAGTCGACCTGGGAGAGTGAAGACATGGACATTCCAGAATATGACCCCTACAAACAAACCTACTGGAATCACAG aGAGCTGATGATGGGTGAGGAGGGCAGACCTGGCAAGAAACTAAAGAAGCAAGTCAAAGTGAAGAAAGCAGAACGGCCGCCTGCAAATCCAGTTGTAGAT CCCACCATTAAGTTTGACCGGCAGCCTGAGTacctggacagcacaggaggcACTCTGCACCCATACCAGCTGGAGGGCTTGAATTGGCTCCGATTTTCTTGGGCTCAGGCCACTGACACTATCCTAGCTGATGAGATGGGGTTAGGCAAGACTGTGCAGACTGCTGTTTTCCTCTACTCATTGTACAAGGAG GGTCACTCTAAAGGTCCCTTTCTGGTTAGCGCGCCACTCTCTACCATCATTAACTGGGAGAGAGAGTTTGAGATGTGGGCCCCTGACATGTACGTGGTGACCTATGTAGGAGACAAAGACAGCAGGGCCATCATCAGAGAGAACGAGTTTTCTTTTGAGGGAAATGCCATCAGAGGTGGAAAGAAGGCGTCCAAAATGAAG AAAGACTCACCAGTCAAGTTCCATGTCCTTCTAACGTCCTATGAGTTGATTACCATTGATCAGGCTGTGCTGGGTTCAATTGAATGGGCTTGTCTGGTTGTGGATGAGGCACACAGACTCAAAAACAACCAGTCCAAG TTCTTCCGGGTGTTAAACAACTACCCGCTGCAACACAAGCTGCTGCTGACCGGCACCCCTCTACAGAACAACCTGGAGGAGCTTTTCCACTTGCTTAACTTCCTCACCCCAGAGAGATTCAA TAACCTGGAAGGGTTTCTGGAGGAGTTTGCCGACATCGCCAAAGAGGACCAGATCAAGAAGCTCCATGACATGCTGGGACCACACATGCTCAGGAGGCTGAAGGCTGATGTCTTCAAACACATGCCCTCCAAGACTGAGCTCATTGTGAGAGTAGAGCTTAGCCCCATGCAGAA GAAATATTATAAGTTCATCCTCACACGCAACTTTGAGGCTCTGAACACTCGAGGAGGAGGAAACCAAGTCTCTCTCCTCAACGTGGTGATGGATCTCAAAAAGTGCTGCAATCATCCCTACCTCTTTCCTGCAGCTGCCACA GAGGCACCCAAACTTCCAAATGGCATGTATGAGGGCACTTCCCTGACCAAAGCTTCGGGGAAGCTGATGCTGCTTCAGAAAATGATGAAGAAACTAAAGGAGGGAGGCCACAGAGTTCTGGTCTTCTCTCAGATGACCAAAATGCTGGACCTGCTGGAGGATTTCCTGGAAAATGAGGGTTACAAATACGAGAGAATTGATGGAGGAGTCACTGGTAATATGAGACAGGAGGCCATCGATCGCTTTAACG CTCCTGGTGCCCCTCAGTTTGCTTTCCTCCTCTCCACCAGAGCCGGTGGTTTGGGAATTAATCTGGCCTCTGCTGACACTGTCATCATTTATGACTCTGACTGGAACCCGCACAATGACATCCAG GCATTCAGCAGAGCTCACCGTATTGGCCAGAACAGGAAGGTGATGATCTATCGCTTTGTTACCAAGGCGTCTGTAGAGGAGAGAATCACACAG GTggcgaagaagaagatgatgctCACTCATCTGGTGGTTCGACCCGGCCTCGGCTCCAAGACAGGGTCCATGTCAAAGCAGGAGCTCGATGACATCCTCAAGTTTGGCACTGAGGAGTTGTTCAAGGATGAAATTGGAGAAG GAGACAACAAAGAGGATGACAGCAGTGTGATCCATTACGATGACCAGGCCATTGAGCGTCTGTTAGACAGGAACCAGGATGCCACAGACGACACAGAGCTGCAGAGCATGAACGAATACCTGAGCTCCTTCAAAGTAGCCCAGTATGTGGTCAAAGATGAAGACGATGAG aaggaggaggtagagaggGAGGTAATCAAGCAGGAGGAGAGCGTAGATCCAGACTACTGGGAGAAGCTGCTCCGCCACCACTACGAGCAACAACAGGAGGATCTTGCTCGCAATCTAGGCAAAGGCAAAAGAACTCGAAAACCGGTCAACTATAATGACGGCTCCCAGGAGGACCGAG ACTGGCAGGAAGATCAGTCTGACAACCAGTCTGATTACTCGGTGGCCTCAGAGGAGGGCGATGAAGACTTTGATGAACGGACTGAAG CCAATGCCCGCAGACCAAACCGCAAAGGGCTGAGGAACGACCGGGACAAACCTCTGCCGCCACTGTTAGCCAGGGTGGGCGGCAACATCGAG GTGTTGGGCTTCAACGCACGGCAGAGGAAGGCTTTCCTAAATGCAGTGATGCGATATGGGATGCCTCCTCAGGACGCTTTCACCAACCAGTGGCTGGTCAGGGACCTCAGAGGAAAGTCTGAGAAAGAATTCAA GGCTTACGTGTCCCTGTTCATGCGTCACCTCTGTGAGCCTGGGGCCGATGGTGCTGAAACCTTCGCAGACGGCGTCCCACGTGAGGGACTGTCAAGGCAGCACGTGCTTACTCGCATTGGTGTGATGTCGCTCATAAGGAAAAAG GTGCAGGAGTTTGAGCATGTGAACGGTCAGTGGTCCATGCCCTGGATGGCCGAGCTGGAGGAGAACAAAAGGGCTGCGGCTTTGGCTGCGGGTGAAGACCCCAAGACTCCGTCATCCGGGACTCCTGCAGACACACAACCCAACACTCCTGTCCCAG aGGATTTGTCTAAGTCTGAGGACAAAGAAGACATGAAGAAGGAGGGAGAGGACAGCAAAGGACCCAAGAAGACAGATGATCCAGAG ATAATTGAAATCCCAGATGAATCTGAAAAATCCCCAGTCAGTGAAAGGAAAGAAGGTGAAGCAGACCTTGCTGCagggaaggaggagaaggagacagGAGGTGCAGATGAAGCCAAGGAGAAAGAAGCTGATGATTTGAGCAAAGACAAAGACGATAAGTCAGCAGAGACGGCAGAAAAGGAAACTCTTGCAGAGGTCAAGGGTGAAGAAGGCAAGGCGGATTCAGAGGACTtgaaag CTGATGATGGCAAAGAGGAGAAGATGGATACCAGTTCATCTACAGAGGAGAAGAAAG AGCAAAAAGAAGAGAAGGACGGTGtgaaaactgaggaatctggcaAACTGCAGAATGGAGACAACACCAAAGAAGGAGGAACAACGATACCGGTGGTTAACGTCAGcgaagagaagaagaaagccaCCAAGCAGAGGTTCATGTTCAACATCGCTGATGGAGGATTCACAG AGCTTCACTCTCTATGGCAGAATGAAGAGAGGGCAGCGACTGTTACCAAGAAGACCTTTGAGATTTGGCACCGTCGCCAtgactactggctcctggctggCATCATACA ACATGGCTATGCTCGATGGCAGGATGTGCAGAATGATGTGAGGTTTGCCATTCTCAATGAACCCTTCAAAGGAGAGATGAGCAGAGGAAACTTCCTGGAGATTAAGAACAAGTTTTTGGCTCGGAGATTTAAG TTATTAGAGCAGGCGTTGGTGATAGAGGAGCAGTTGCGCAGAGCAGCCTACCTGAATATGACCGAGGACCCTGCTCATCCCTCCATGGCTCTCAACACACGCTTCAGTGAAGTAGAATGTCTGGCTGAGTCCCATCAGCACCTCAGCAAGGAGTCCATGTCTGGAAACAAGCCTGCCAACGCAGTACTGCATAAAG TTCTCAAACAGCTTGAAGAACTGCTGAGTGACATGAAGGCTGACGTCACACGTCTCCCAGCAACTATCGCCAGGATACCCCCTGTTGCCGTGCGTCTCCAAATGTCCGAAAGGAACATCCTGAGCCGATTAGCGAGTCGTGGGCCAGACGTCACCGCTCAGAGCCAGTCGCAGACCTCGCAGCAGATGCAGGTGCCGCGCTGA